DNA from Mesorhizobium loti R88b:
CCAACCAGCGTATCGACAGAACTGTCGCTGACGGCCACAGTCCCGTGCTCGGCCACGTCGTGTTCGGCGGCAACTAGACGGGGAAAGACGCTAACCCCACCGGGGCGAATGACGAAATCGTGGAAGCCGCCGCGGATCTGGACACCGCGCATCTTGATCACACGAAGCCGTCGACGTTCCCCTCCATAGATTGGCGAAAGCTGCTCCATGCGGATCACGCCGTGGCTGATCGAATGCAAGTTGAGATCATCATGCTCGGCAGTGAGGTCATCCAGTAGAAGCACAGTGACGTTGTTTAGGAGAAAGAAGCTCTTCAACGCCAAGACCTGCCGCCGGTAGCGCAACGATCCTTGTGACAGAAGGCGGATCTCCGACAAGGAGTCGAACACGACCCGATCCGGTTTGATGCGCTCGATTTCGGCAAGCGCGGACTGCACCGTCTCACCCAATTCCAGATCGGAGGAGTGCACCAAGGTCTGAAGCTGCGACGGGTCGAGACTTAGCTCTGGCGGCACCAGTTCGAGTATTTCGATGCCCTCGAGTGAAAAGCCGTGCCGGTCAGCTACGGATCGCAGTTCTCGCTTACTTTCGGAGAGGGTTATATAAAGACATTTCTCGCCGGTCTCCGCGCCATGGATCAGGAACTGGAGACCGAGGGTTGTTTTGCCTGAACCCGGCCTGCCCTCGACGAGATGTGAACGGAATTTCGCATACCCGCCCCGCAGGACATAATCGAGGCCGCTAACGCCGGATGGTATAGGTGAAGCGTCATCCTGGTCCACGTTGCCTCGCTCATGCATTTCGTGAACAGCCTAACGGATGGCGATTTCAATGGTTCCGCTTCGCACGGCAAAACGAGGCCGTTTCAAGCGCTGTCCAAAGCAGGCTTGCGCTGATTGCCGGACGCGGTGGCGATCGATGGAGCCACCCCCGCCTTGCTTCCCCTGCCAGACGCGAGTCCTGCAGACCTTCGTCGAGAATGAAAAGCAGTATGAGGGGGCTGCCCGCGTCGACTGCGGACGACAGTGTCCGATTGTTCAAAATGCGTAGGTCGTTGCGGAACAGGACGATGATGGGTCGGCTGTCATTCGCGTCCGTCGCTTGTCGGAGTGCCAATCAGCGTTGTGCCGTCGCAAATGCTTATGAAGGAATCCGTTGCCGTTACATCATAGTTTAATGACGGCCGATAGCGACGCTGCCAAAATGATCAGGTTGGCGAGCCCTCTTTGGGCTTCGCTGCTTGGGAGCGACCATCGCACCCTCTCGTCTTTGGAGGCGTCTGATGCATAACCGACCAGTGCGCTCTTACTGCGAAGCATTTTATCCCAACGACCTCGACGCACTAAAAGCCGTTTTTGACTGCCTGTGTGTTGAATTTCATGTGCTTCCCGACACCTCACACGCGCAAGAAATCGCTGCGGAACTCATTAGGCTTTTCCAGACCGGCATGGCTGATGACGATATGTTGAAGATTGCGATGCGCGCCCGCTGGAATAATTACTGCAAGGTAGCTGGTTAAGACCTTTGGCTCCTATCTCTGTCACAATCTGGCGGCGGTACGGATTTTAGCGCAACATTCGCAAGCACTTTGGCATCAGGTCGCTATGTCCGCTTTTCGCGTTGCCCACATTTTTAGCGGACGATCTGCTGTCGGCCCCCGTGCAGACATATCGCAACTTGGTGGGAGAGGAGTGGCGAGCGGTCATTGTACCGTGCACCCGATAAAAGCCATTTGCCGTTCATAGTCAGCTTGGCACGACGAGAACCCAATGATGCATGACGATCAGGTGGATATCGACATCGATATCGCTCGCCAGATGATCCGCGATCAGTTTCCCCAGTATCGCCATGAGGAAATCACCTCGGTGAAGTCCTCGGGAACCGTTAATGCAATCTTCCGCATTGGCGCGAAGAGCGCCGCGCGGTTTCCACTGCGGGCAATGAATCCGACCGACTGCGCCGATATGCTTCGGTCAGAGGCCGCTGCCATGGTTGAGCTTGGGGAACATTGCCCGTTTCCGACGCCCCAGCCGATTGCACTCGGTGAGCCAGGTCCTCACTATCCAATGCCATGGGCATTGCAGACGTGGATCGAAGGCGAAGTTGCCACGCCGCGCGGGCTAAGTGGATCGACGACGTTCGCCCTGGACCTTGCACACCTCGTGGCATCGTTGCGCAAAGCAGACACAAGGGGGCGACGCTTCGACGGGCAAGGACGTGGCGGACATCTCTCCGATCATGACGACTGGCTGGCTGTTTGTTTTGAAAACAGCGAGGGCCTTCTCGATGTGGCTCGGCTGCGCGATTTGTGGGCTGGCTTGCGCGAGTTGCCATCGCCAGAGCCTGTCGTGATGAGTCACAGGGACCTTATCCCGGCAAACCTTCTCGTCCAGAGCGGGCGCCTTGTCGGCGTGCTTGATGGCGGCAGTTTCGGACCAGCCGACCCATCGCTGGATCTGGTAGTCGCGTGGCATCTTCTGGACCGCGAACGAAGGGCGACGTTTCGGCGCCACCTTCAAGTTGAGGATCTCTGGTGGAAGCGTGGTGCTGCCTGGGCTTTCCAGCGGGCAATGGGTCTCGTCTGGTACTACCGTCGCACCAACCCCGCCATGAGTGAACTGGGGCGCAGCACGATCTCTCGCATTCTCGACGATCCGGAAATCTGAATCGAGCAGCCCCTCCGCCGTGCTGGCGGCGGCGCACTGCAGAGCCGCGCCTTGACTTCGCAAATCGCGTCCCCAACTATAGCTTTATGTGCACCGCCGCCAAAATCCTTAGCGATTTTCTTTTCCGGGTTTGCCCCATAGCGGGATCGTAACCCCCGGCTCGGTGGCCATGCGCGCCTCGGGCCGAGGGGTAACATCTAACATCGACATGTGAATTGGCGCAGGGTCGCATCAGTCCCTGCAGCAGCATCGGCGCATTCAGCAATAAACTTTCGTCGCACCGACAACCGTTGACGACCCTTCTGCGGGTCCCAGGCGCGGGGCAGAAGCATGAGTATTCAAATGCAAGACAACACGAAAACCCGGAGCAAGCCGATTATCCGCATCGCACAGTCGGAGCACGCACGTTTGTCGGCGCTAGCGAACACCGTTGCCGCCCGAAAGGCTCGGTCTCCGCCGACACCGTGCGGATGGGCTCGATTGTGACGTTCAAGCCCGACACCGGTGATCCCAAAACGGTCACGCTGGTTTTCCCTGGCGATGCGGACATCTCCCAAGGCAACGTTTCGATCCTTACGCCGATTGGCACGGCTTTGATGGGCCTCTCGGCCGGGCAGTCGATCATGTGGACCGCCAGGGATGGACGCCAGCACCAGTTGCTG
Protein-coding regions in this window:
- a CDS encoding ATPase domain-containing protein, translated to MHERGNVDQDDASPIPSGVSGLDYVLRGGYAKFRSHLVEGRPGSGKTTLGLQFLIHGAETGEKCLYITLSESKRELRSVADRHGFSLEGIEILELVPPELSLDPSQLQTLVHSSDLELGETVQSALAEIERIKPDRVVFDSLSEIRLLSQGSLRYRRQVLALKSFFLLNNVTVLLLDDLTAEHDDLNLHSISHGVIRMEQLSPIYGGERRRLRVIKMRGVQIRGGFHDFVIRPGGVSVFPRLVAAEHDVAEHGTVAVSDSSVDTLVGGGLERGTSTLLMGPSGVGKSTIACTYCYAALKRGEHVLVLLFDETKRIFLARASGLGMDLQPFANDGSLLLEQVDPAELSPGELSSRVQSAVEQSNARIVVIDSLTGYLNAMSEEQHLVLQMHEILTYLNQKGVVTILLLANHGLIGQMASPVDMTYLCDSVMLLRFFESGGRLRRAISVVKKRVGPHEDTIREFKISAAGLAVGEPLEEFRGILTGVPTYEGKQGDLLNDKAS
- a CDS encoding deoxyribodipyrimidine photo-lyase, translated to MALRQATDANDSRPIIVLFRNDLRILNNRTLSSAVDAGSPLILLFILDEGLQDSRLAGEARRGWLHRSPPRPAISASLLWTALETASFCRAKRNH
- a CDS encoding aminoglycoside phosphotransferase family protein → MMHDDQVDIDIDIARQMIRDQFPQYRHEEITSVKSSGTVNAIFRIGAKSAARFPLRAMNPTDCADMLRSEAAAMVELGEHCPFPTPQPIALGEPGPHYPMPWALQTWIEGEVATPRGLSGSTTFALDLAHLVASLRKADTRGRRFDGQGRGGHLSDHDDWLAVCFENSEGLLDVARLRDLWAGLRELPSPEPVVMSHRDLIPANLLVQSGRLVGVLDGGSFGPADPSLDLVVAWHLLDRERRATFRRHLQVEDLWWKRGAAWAFQRAMGLVWYYRRTNPAMSELGRSTISRILDDPEI
- a CDS encoding GreA/GreB family elongation factor, with product MAQGRISPCSSIGAFSNKLSSHRQPLTTLLRVPGAGQKHEYSNARQHENPEQADYPHRTVGARTFVGASEHRCRPKGSVSADTVRMGSIVTFKPDTGDPKTVTLVFPGDADISQGNVSILTPIGTALMGLSAGQSIMWTARDGRQHQLLVLQVSQPAPEGDTADQRVASFSTIATRV